TTAAAAGCGCTACCAGTTGACCCTGTTCCTGATGCGATAGGCGCGATAGAAACGCGCTGTCTACGCTGTCAGCAACGGGTATTGCCGCCTGCATAGCGGCCTCTCCTTCTGGCGTCAGATAGATAAAGCGCCTGCGCTTGTCTTCCGTACCTCTTTCTCGGCGAATCAGCCCGCGCGTTTCCATGCGCGCCAGCATTTCAGCCAGCGTGGCCTTAGTGCTAACTGCCGCATCAATAAGCTCTACCTGCTCGATACCCGGCCGTTCGGCAACGGCGAGCATGACCGCGTACTGCGGCTTTGTCAGATCCGGCAGCGCCCTGAGCCATTCGGCGGTATGTTCCTGAAACAGCTGGCGCATCAGGTGAAAAGCAAGATGTTCGAGTTTGATTCTCATGGCGTTCCTCGTGCGGCAGAGGCTTAAGGGTTCATCTCGGCAGTATATTTCAACGTTTGCCCGGCGTTAACGGTTTTTATCCCTCTTTTGCGACTAACGTTCTTATAAGAACTTTTTTTACGCTTTCGGCTTGCCATTCTCGGGCAGCGACGATAAATTACTTAACCATAAAGTTCGTATACGAACAATATGGGTTGGAGCCACGATGAAACTGATTGTTGGAATGACGGGCGCTACCGGTGCTCCGCTGGGGGTTGCTCTGCTTAAGGCATTGAAAGAGATCCCTGATGTGGAAACGCATCTGGTGATTTCGAAGTGGGCCAAAACGACGATTGAGCTGGAAACGCCGTGGCGCTTTCAGGACGTCGCCGCGCTGGCTGACGTTTACTACAGCCCGGCGGATCAGGCTGCGGCAATCTCGTCGGGTTCGTTTAAAACTGACGGCATGGTGATTATACCCTGCAGCATGAAAACGCTGGCGGGCATCCGCGCGGGCTATGCCGATGGTCTGGTGGGGCGAGCCGCAGACGTAGTGATTAAGGAAAAGCGTCGGCTGGTTCTGGTGCCGCGGGAAACGCCCCTTAGCCCTATCCATTTAGAAAATATGCTGGCGCTGTCGAATATGGGGGTAGCGATGGTGCCTCCGATGCCCGCTTGGTACAACCACCCTAAAACCATCGATGACGTAACCAACCACATTATTGCCCGCGTGCTCGACCAGTTCGGTCTGGAGCACCCTGGCGCTAAACGCTGGCAGGGGTTATCCCATGCCGCCAGCCCGAGTGACGATATTAATTAGAAGGAGATAAACATGGCATTTGACGATTTGCGCAGCTATCTGCGCGCGCTGGAAGAGCACGGTCAGCTGCTCAGGATTGAGGAGCAGGTGCAGGCAGAACCGGATCTTGCTGCCGCTGCTAACGCAACTGGCCGCATCGGTGAAGGCGCTCCCGCACTGTGGTTTGACAACATTGAAGGCTTTACCGACGCACGCGTAGCGCTAAACACTCTTGGCTCGTGGAAAAACCACGCGATCGCCATGGGCCTGCCGCCCAATACGGGAACCAAAGAGCAGATTGCGGAATTTATTCGCCGCTGGGAAAACTTCCCAGTTGCTCCCGTGCGCCGCGAGAGTCCACCCTGGGCGGAAAATACCGTCGACGGCGAAGATATCAACCT
This DNA window, taken from Leminorella richardii, encodes the following:
- a CDS encoding MarR family winged helix-turn-helix transcriptional regulator yields the protein MKLEHLAFHLMRQLFQEHTAEWLRALPDLTKPQYAVMLAVAERPGIEQVELIDAAVSTKATLAEMLARMETRGLIRRERGTEDKRRRFIYLTPEGEAAMQAAIPVADSVDSAFLSRLSHQEQGQLVALLKTLTGKS
- a CDS encoding non-oxidative hydroxyarylic acid decarboxylases subunit B, giving the protein MKLIVGMTGATGAPLGVALLKALKEIPDVETHLVISKWAKTTIELETPWRFQDVAALADVYYSPADQAAAISSGSFKTDGMVIIPCSMKTLAGIRAGYADGLVGRAADVVIKEKRRLVLVPRETPLSPIHLENMLALSNMGVAMVPPMPAWYNHPKTIDDVTNHIIARVLDQFGLEHPGAKRWQGLSHAASPSDDIN